TCCTACCAGTTCTGAACAGAGAAAGGAGACGAGTTTAGCGAGCTCTTGATTTTGAGGAATATAGAAATCTAAATGATCTTGAAAGATAGAAATCTAGGTAAATCTAAGCAACCATAAGAGAACTACATATATCTCCTGATCAAAAGATAAAACACAGTAACCAAAAACTATGAAGAAATGCATTTGCTACACACATAAGACTACTCCAAAACATTGATATCAGGATGAGATGACAAACTAATCACAACTAGTCACCTTCGTTTATGGTCAACAAGACTTCTTCACCATATTGCTTAGTATCCATAAGACAAATATCCCAATAAGGATATGAATAGAAGAACAGTTAACGATATTCATcatacaaatcaaaattttgaataatagttGTTGGGTTCCACTGTAAAGTGAAAACCCTCCAAAAATAGGCGTATGCCACTTAGCATGGAGAACACACGGTATTCTTTAGTAAAAGGCGAAAGAATAGTTCGCTTTGTGCTCACCACATGGCTGCGTGATTTCAGAAATGAGAACAAGGCCGTCATTTATCCCGATAGTTTGCGCTGCTAGTTACTCCCAATGCTCCGATGTGGGACTCTGTAACAAATAACCAAAAGGCGCTATATTAGTTCAATAAAGTTAACTCTTAGTGGGCTTTAACAGGCCTGAAAATATTCCGAGAGTTGGGCTTTAAACACAGAACTCTAAAACCCTAGCACTATGCGTCGTTCGTTGTATATAATAAAGCCGCAAACCCTAATATTCTTACAACAGAGATCAGCTCAAAGCCGTCCAAAATGTCGAAACGAGGTTcgtactcttcttcttcttccccgtCGAATTAAGAGATCTGAAACGTATCCAATTTTATCAAATGGTCGTGGTTGTAATGCGTTTTTGAAACTTTTTGATGTCTGTCCAGGACGTGGAGGTACGTCGGGTAACAAGTTCAGGATGTCGCTTGGTCTCCCCGTGGCGGCGACGGTGAACTGTGCCGACAACACCGGCGCCAAGAACCTCTACATCATTTCGGTGAAGGGGATCAAGGGTCGTCTCAACAGGTTGCCTTCCGCCTGCGTCGGAGACATGGTGATGGCCACCGTGAAGAAGGGGAAGCCTGATCTGAGGAAGAAGGTTATGCCAGCTGTCATCGTTAGGCAGAGGAAGCCTTGGCGCCGAAAGGATGGTGTCTTCATGTACTTCGaaggtaaataaaaatatttacttttacttttaaacactaatcaaaataatttaaataagcTAAAAAAATCGTTAGCTTGTTTGTTTAGACACGTTGCATATTGGTAGTTAGATTTAATTTTGATGTAGTTTCTTGTGGTTGGTTATAAGATTCATTCATTGAATGTTCCAAACTTGTGTCATGTATTAAACCAACTCGTTTTGAGGGTGTATTAATTACAAAACAAGATctggtaaattttaaaatgtgttCTATCGTTACAGATGCTCTAATGCTTTAAACGCTTGTATCTGCTCCATTTGAACTCTACATTTGTATTCCTTAGGAAAATTCTTATGGTTATTAGTCTATTAGATCTCAGACTTAAGTCATGTACTCACCGACGCGTTTAGAGGGTGTTGATACGGTTACAAGTCTGGGAAACTGAAACTGTGTCCTTCGTTACAGATGCTTTTATTGCTTGAACGCTTGCTTCTGCTCCATATGGACTCTACATATATCACTCTTTTAACTTGTCAATTGATTCTTGGTATCTGTGTGATTGTAAACAAATTCTGATTCTTGTGATCTGTTTTGTACGTTGCACAGATAATGCTGGAGTCATCGTGAACCCCAAGGGAGAAATGAAAGGTTCTGCGATCACTGGTCCCATTGGTAAAGAGTGCGCTGATCTTTGGCCTAGGATTGCAAGTGCTGCCAATGCCATTGTCTGAGTGTGCGTTTGATTACCTTTCAAACAAATTTGAGAATTTTCATTTTCTGACAATATGTACGACATTCAAGTGTTTTGGTTATTTAGACATCATCAATCAATGTTTTTTTACTTCTGTCTTAATAGTATACTAAAATCTGaatattaattatacaaaaatactaATGATGATTATAGATTTATTCGTAGTAGCTCCTGACTCTGGCTATGTATGAATGCTATTGCAATCGAGAAAGATTGTAAAACTGATAGCCATGTCTGGAGTTGTACTAAGTAACGTCCTCGTCGAAGCTTCTCAATCCTTAGTACAGTCTTCTCATGTTTTGATCCCTGAAACAAAAATGACTATCAGATTCTAGTTTGATCTATATACATAGAAGAAGTTATGTTATTATTACCTCTATGAGTAGCTCCGAAAGGTTATCTTTGCGTGGCTGGCCTTTTAGAAGGGTTAAGGAACAGCCCAAGTCCCATCCTCCACAGTCGCAGTTTCCTTGAGATTTCCACCTCTCTATCAAACTCGAAGGTCCATCTTCAGGCCCTCCATGAATCCCTGATGGAATCACAACATCAACACTTGTCTTAGATCTTGAACTTCCACTTTCAGTTTTGACCAGTGAAGACTTCCTCAAGAACTTCAATCCCCAACCtccagtttcttcttcttcttcttcttcttcttcaagaaaCTGTTGTTTCACAAGAACAGCTAACGTTTCAAGATTTGTTGGAAGGTCGTTCTCCAGTAGATTCACCTGCTCGTGGTCAGAGTTTGGTTGCTGCATCTGCTCATTGTTCTTCATTACACCAACTACTTTCTTACACGATCCTCTGTTTTTCTTCCTACACGGTGTCTGCGAATGCTCACCATCGTTGCTGAACAAAACGAACTGCCTCTCTACGAATCTCTCATTCAAGAATGAACACGAGGACAACGTTGACACCTTTATTCTACCAACCAGAAGCggtgatgaggatgatgatgatgatgatgatgatgatgattctcttttcagatgaatcatatatgTATACTCTAAAACACTTTGGTCTACAACGTTGCTGCTTAAGCTTGCCACGTAAACATCTTTTTCATTGTCCAACTTGAAAACAAAACGAGGCACTATTCCATTGGCTCTCGTAGTGAACTGAAGGGTTCCCTGAGAAACGTCTGTAGATGGAGACGAGAAGGTGTTGTTGCTAGATAAAGAGATTACCTTACGAGATTGGTCAGCTTTATCATAGTTTGCTCCTAGTTTCCTCAAGAGATGACTCGGAGAAGAAGTAGAGAACTCGCCACTACATGATACTTTGGGACTGTTTTGAAATATCTGTAAACACTTCCCGCTGCTCAAAACCGCCAAGCATCCTCCATCTTTCTTTCGTAGCAAGTTTCTCGACTTTGATGAGTTTACATTCATCAGCTGATCTTTATTCTTTTTAGCGTCAGGAGTATCACCCTCCATCTTTCACCTTGATTTGCTCGTTACAGAACAGAAGCCACTTCAATATTCACACGAGATGGATTCCTAATCAATACAAACTAATCTGAAAGACAAAAATTAagaatcctaaaccttaaatgcATAAAATAACCAAGATTTGAACAGTATACAAAATGTTAAGATAATCATTGTGTAAGAACATATTTTAtctttgacccaaaaaaagaacatattCTTATCTATTTAGTACTAAACCATTTGCTAGATTTACAGTTTCAAAACCAAATGCATCTAACATTGAATACAGACTTCAAAACAATATAGAAAACGTAAAATTCAAAGCTACAGAACATGTTTGGTAAAAAGCCAAAGTTCTTGATATACCTATTTTACCTATAAGGAATATGTGGGTTATTAATTTAGCTCTTCATctgaaacgtaaaaaaaaaaactataaaataataaataaccaAAACCAAAGATTTGATCCCAGCCAGTTTAATTTGATAACATCAAGGCAAAGAAACCCATTTTGAAATAAGAAAAGACATGAACCTTTCTCATTGCAATGCTttatacctaaattaaaaacgGATCGACGACATATTTTCAGCTAAGATGAAAATTCACCTTCTGGATTACTGCGCTTCTTCCGTTGTATGTCTCACCAACATTAATGCATAAGAAATGTTCCTTCTCCTCCTAAAGAATCATTGAGTAAGAAGAAAGTGGGCAAAGCTTGGAAGCAAAACATATATGAGAAATAAATGGGTATTGTAAGGACATAGCGTGTTGCATccactttatatattttgattagtttttggatttttcatagTTTCCacttaagttttgttttctcAACTTTTGGTTAATTGGCTTCTAGTGAGAGGTGAGGTGCGTGTGTGTTCGGTGGATCAAACTCAGCACACATATCACTATCTCTTaacttataattatattatctttACGAACGCAGTTTTGCATCATATGAAGATATGGTCAacgttttaagaaaaaaaatatatacatgtaacATGTGAACGTTTAACATGCTATTACAAATAGATACTAAGTATAGATCGTGTAATATTATAAATGCAGGGGGAAAAGTTTTTATAGACTATTACGTAGGAAACTTAAGATCTACTCGTTGTGCATCATCTAAATTGTCAAGcttgctaaaaaaaaaacaatattctgAGATTTTGATTCAATAGTTTATCTAGAAGCGTAATACTATACTATCGACTTATGAATGTACAATATATAATACCGAAAACATGTTCCAGATTGTTTCCGCCACAAGGTAATACTACACATCATATTTAGAAAAATCTCAAACAATATCAATTCACAGAATTATACCAGTTATGAGAAATGATCAAGAAAATCTTACAAATGATATTCAAATGACTATTATTATACAACGTCCATCAAATACAATAGACATTAATATATCATCCATGTTATATAATCTTATATCTATACAAATTTTGTAATGTTCTATGTAACATAACACACTCCCCTCCCTACAGTTTTATTTATCATGGCCTACCTAAACCCATTATTCCTCTCTTTTTTCTTGTGTTCTAAATATATCAGAGAAAATATGAGTCATAGCCAAAAAATGCACTAATAAAATGTACATATATACCTCTATAAGACTACTATTTTGTGATTATAGGACTATGTAATTAACTCAAATCCAAGACTGGATTGGATACTTGAACTTGAACGAGTTTACGCCACTTATGTGTGAAAATATGTCTGAAGAATCAACCAGTTGCTCTTCTGCTCTGACCCCCACCTGCAAACCGAACCCTGGTTTAAAAAGCTAACCTAAAATTCATAAGGTTTTATCTGTGGTTGAAACGGGATTAATCTTACatcatcatcgtcttcttcatgATAGCTCGAAGAAGCTTGTCTATATGGTTCACACAATTCATCGT
Above is a genomic segment from Raphanus sativus cultivar WK10039 unplaced genomic scaffold, ASM80110v3 Scaffold1777, whole genome shotgun sequence containing:
- the LOC130504742 gene encoding uncharacterized protein LOC130504742; translation: MEGDTPDAKKNKDQLMNVNSSKSRNLLRKKDGGCLAVLSSGKCLQIFQNSPKVSCSGEFSTSSPSHLLRKLGANYDKADQSRKVISLSSNNTFSSPSTDVSQGTLQFTTRANGIVPRFVFKLDNEKDVYVASLSSNVVDQSVLEYTYMIHLKRESSSSSSSSSSSSPLLVGRIKVSTLSSCSFLNERFVERQFVLFSNDGEHSQTPCRKKNRGSCKKVVGVMKNNEQMQQPNSDHEQVNLLENDLPTNLETLAVLVKQQFLEEEEEEEEETGGWGLKFLRKSSLVKTESGSSRSKTSVDVVIPSGIHGGPEDGPSSLIERWKSQGNCDCGGWDLGCSLTLLKGQPRKDNLSELLIEGSKHEKTVLRIEKLRRGRYLVQLQTWLSVLQSFSIAIAFIHSQSQELLRINL
- the LOC130504743 gene encoding 60S ribosomal protein L23-like, coding for MSKRGRGGTSGNKFRMSLGLPVAATVNCADNTGAKNLYIISVKGIKGRLNRLPSACVGDMVMATVKKGKPDLRKKVMPAVIVRQRKPWRRKDGVFMYFEDNAGVIVNPKGEMKGSAITGPIGKECADLWPRIASAANAIV